In Phaeobacter gallaeciensis DSM 26640, a genomic segment contains:
- a CDS encoding nucleoside hydrolase — MTKLIIDTDPGIDDAMAIFYAAAAPDIDLLGLTTIFGNVTTKTATRNALRLLEAAGLDLPVAHGAETPLVLPPFTPSAHVHGAEGFGDIPAKTPKGQALDEDAADFLIRMAREHKGELVVCPIGPLTNIAHAIQRDGEFAKNVKRIVIMGGSLEEGGNITPHAEANIYHDPHAADVVFGSGAKVEMVGLDVTHRILCTKEDFSAIAATSPELGGMLQEMSVFYLHFYETVGKFDGCSLHDPAAVIACTHPELFTARAVAMEVSCEGETSGETRLASDSARQPIDVYMGVDADAVKSLFLKRLAILP; from the coding sequence ATGACAAAGCTGATCATCGACACGGATCCCGGTATCGACGATGCCATGGCGATTTTCTATGCGGCGGCAGCGCCTGACATTGATCTATTGGGGCTTACCACGATCTTTGGCAATGTGACCACCAAAACGGCAACTCGCAACGCGCTGCGCTTGCTGGAAGCTGCCGGTCTGGACCTGCCCGTTGCGCATGGCGCGGAAACCCCATTGGTGTTGCCGCCCTTCACGCCATCGGCCCATGTGCACGGTGCCGAGGGTTTTGGTGATATCCCGGCCAAGACGCCCAAGGGGCAGGCACTGGACGAAGACGCGGCTGATTTCCTGATCCGTATGGCGCGTGAACATAAGGGTGAGCTGGTGGTCTGCCCGATTGGCCCGTTGACCAACATCGCCCACGCGATCCAGCGCGACGGTGAGTTCGCAAAGAACGTGAAACGCATCGTCATCATGGGCGGCTCGCTTGAGGAGGGTGGAAATATCACCCCGCATGCAGAGGCCAATATCTATCACGACCCCCATGCCGCTGACGTCGTCTTTGGCTCCGGCGCGAAGGTTGAAATGGTGGGCCTTGATGTGACCCACCGTATCCTGTGCACCAAGGAAGATTTCTCCGCTATTGCGGCGACGTCACCGGAACTGGGTGGCATGCTGCAGGAAATGTCAGTCTTCTATCTGCATTTCTACGAAACGGTTGGAAAGTTCGATGGCTGTTCACTGCATGATCCGGCTGCGGTCATCGCCTGTACCCATCCGGAGTTGTTCACCGCACGTGCAGTGGCAATGGAAGTGTCCTGCGAGGGCGAGACATCGGGCGAAACCCGCCTCGCCTCTGACAGCGCCCGCCAGCCTATCGATGTCTACATGGGCGTTGACGCAGATGCTGTGAAATCTCTCTTCCTAAAGCGGCTCGCCATCCTGCCGTAG
- the ychF gene encoding redox-regulated ATPase YchF: MGFKMGIVGLPNVGKSTLFNALTKTASAQAANFPFCTIEPNVGEVGVPDARLDKLAAIAGSKQIIPTRMTFVDIAGLVKGASQGEGLGNQFLANIRETDAIAHVLRCFEDGDVTHVDGRVDPVADAEVIETELMLSDLESIEKRRTNLVRKLKGNDKEAQQQDRLLADAQAMLEEGKPARLVEVDAEDAKAWKMLQLLTTKPVLYVCNVGESESVEGNEYSAKVAEMAAAQGNSHVIISAQIEEEISQLEPEEAEMFLSEMGLAEAGLDRLIRAGYELLHLETYFTVGPKEARAWTIRTGTAAPQAAGVIHGDFEKGFIRAETIAYEDFIAHSGEQGAKEAGKMRAEGKGYVVKDGDVLHFLFNT; encoded by the coding sequence ATGGGCTTTAAAATGGGAATCGTGGGTCTGCCGAACGTCGGCAAGTCGACTCTGTTCAACGCATTGACGAAAACCGCATCGGCGCAGGCGGCGAACTTTCCGTTTTGCACCATCGAACCAAACGTCGGCGAAGTCGGCGTACCGGACGCCCGGTTGGACAAGCTGGCCGCGATTGCCGGGTCCAAACAGATCATTCCGACCCGAATGACTTTTGTTGACATCGCGGGCCTCGTCAAAGGCGCTTCACAAGGTGAAGGTCTGGGCAACCAGTTCCTGGCCAATATCCGCGAAACGGATGCAATTGCTCATGTGCTGCGGTGTTTTGAAGACGGCGACGTAACTCATGTGGACGGTCGCGTTGATCCGGTGGCTGACGCTGAGGTGATCGAGACGGAGCTGATGCTCTCCGATCTTGAGAGCATCGAGAAGCGTCGCACCAACTTGGTGCGCAAGCTGAAGGGAAATGACAAAGAGGCCCAGCAGCAGGATCGCCTTTTGGCGGACGCGCAAGCGATGCTTGAGGAGGGAAAACCCGCCCGTCTGGTAGAGGTCGACGCCGAGGATGCCAAGGCCTGGAAAATGCTGCAGCTGCTGACCACCAAACCGGTGCTCTACGTCTGTAACGTGGGTGAGAGTGAGTCCGTTGAAGGCAATGAATACTCTGCCAAAGTTGCGGAGATGGCGGCAGCGCAGGGCAATTCCCACGTGATTATCTCCGCTCAGATCGAGGAAGAGATCAGTCAGCTTGAGCCGGAAGAGGCGGAAATGTTCCTGTCTGAAATGGGGCTGGCCGAGGCAGGTCTGGATCGCTTGATCCGTGCAGGCTACGAGCTGCTGCATCTGGAAACCTATTTCACCGTCGGACCGAAAGAGGCCCGCGCTTGGACCATCCGCACAGGTACTGCGGCACCGCAGGCCGCAGGCGTCATCCACGGCGATTTCGAGAAGGGCTTTATCCGGGCAGAAACCATCGCCTATGAGGACTTCATCGCGCACAGCGGTGAGCAAGGCGCCAAAGAGGCGGGCAAAATGCGTGCCGAAGGCAAGGGCTATGTCGTCAAAGATGGCGACGTTCTGCACTTCTTGTTCAACACCTGA
- a CDS encoding acyloxyacyl hydrolase, giving the protein MTLRTFVTAAPVACALMLGNALPATAGDWIFGAGYSSFSRDGAEDSALVSVEYQHDAFWQRGNFDASFGAALDVQTTGDLFIGAGAVGKWHLQRGWFIETSVMPGAYAESVKLNDLGSTFEIRSAIAVGKKFANGKSLSLALTHKSNASTADINPGVNSLLLRWHVPFNG; this is encoded by the coding sequence ATGACTTTACGCACCTTCGTTACAGCAGCCCCCGTCGCCTGTGCCCTGATGCTTGGCAACGCCCTGCCCGCCACAGCCGGTGACTGGATTTTCGGGGCGGGCTATTCGAGCTTTTCAAGAGACGGCGCCGAGGACAGTGCACTGGTGTCAGTTGAATATCAGCACGATGCGTTCTGGCAACGCGGCAATTTTGATGCATCTTTCGGCGCGGCGCTGGACGTTCAGACCACCGGCGACTTGTTCATCGGTGCCGGCGCAGTTGGCAAATGGCACCTGCAACGCGGTTGGTTTATCGAAACCAGTGTCATGCCTGGCGCTTACGCCGAAAGCGTTAAACTGAACGACTTGGGATCCACCTTTGAAATCCGCAGCGCTATTGCTGTAGGCAAGAAGTTTGCGAATGGAAAATCGCTGTCTCTGGCGCTGACCCATAAATCCAATGCTTCAACGGCGGACATCAATCCGGGAGTGAATTCACTGCTGCTACGCTGGCACGTCCCGTTCAACGGCTAG
- the trpA gene encoding tryptophan synthase subunit alpha: protein MTRIDAKFTELKAAEKKAFVAYVMAGDPDFDTSLELVKGLPAAGVDVIELGLPFTDPMADGPTIQLAGQRALEAGMTLERTLELARAFRAEDNTTPIVMMGYYNPIYSRGVETFLKDAKEAGIDGLIVVDLPPEEDSELCLPAQEAGLNFIRLATPTTDDKRLPRVLQNTSGFVYYVSITGITGAAEAEATNVGPEVARIKAKTDLPVIVGFGINTPEKSQAIASVADGAVVGSAIVSQIGAGKPVGEVLSFVKSLADGAHSA from the coding sequence ATGACCCGCATTGATGCCAAATTCACCGAGTTGAAAGCTGCTGAGAAAAAGGCCTTCGTCGCCTATGTCATGGCGGGCGATCCTGACTTCGACACCTCGCTTGAACTGGTCAAGGGCCTGCCTGCGGCGGGGGTGGACGTGATTGAACTAGGCCTGCCCTTCACTGACCCGATGGCTGATGGTCCAACCATCCAGCTGGCCGGTCAGCGCGCGCTCGAAGCGGGTATGACATTGGAGCGCACGCTGGAGCTGGCGCGCGCCTTCCGCGCCGAAGACAACACCACACCCATCGTCATGATGGGCTACTATAACCCAATCTACAGCCGCGGCGTCGAGACTTTCCTGAAGGATGCCAAGGAGGCGGGCATAGACGGGCTGATCGTGGTGGACCTGCCCCCGGAAGAGGACAGCGAGCTATGTTTACCTGCACAGGAAGCGGGGCTGAATTTCATTCGCCTGGCGACCCCGACCACAGATGACAAACGACTGCCCCGTGTGCTGCAAAACACCTCTGGCTTTGTATATTACGTCTCGATTACCGGGATAACCGGTGCCGCAGAAGCCGAAGCAACCAATGTCGGCCCCGAAGTGGCCCGGATCAAAGCAAAGACAGATCTGCCTGTCATCGTTGGCTTCGGCATCAACACACCCGAGAAATCACAAGCCATCGCATCCGTTGCAGATGGCGCCGTGGTCGGCTCGGCCATCGTCAGCCAGATCGGTGCGGGAAAACCGGTGGGCGAGGTCCTCAGCTTCGTCAAGTCCCTCGCAGACGGCGCGCATTCCGCCTAA
- a CDS encoding alpha-hydroxy acid oxidase — MPVITNIDDLKRIYERRVPRMFYDYAESGSWTEQTFRDNTNDFEKIRLRQRVAVDMAGRSTASQMIGQDVAMPVALAPVGLTGMQHADGEIKAARAAEAFGVPFTLSTMSINSIEDVADATTKPFWFQLYTMKDDDYVRRLIQRAKDARCSALVITLDLQILGQRHKDLKNGLSAPPKLTPKTIANLMTKWTWGLQMLGAKRRNFGNIVGHVEGISDASSLGAWTAEQFDPSLDWSKIAKLIELWDGKVILKGILDVEDAKMAAKLGADAIVVSNHGGRQLDGALSSIQMLPAIMDAVGDQIEVHLDSGIRSGQDVLKALALGAKGTMIGRAFVYGLGAMGQEGVTRALEVLHKELDTTMALCGEKSVANLGRHNLLIPEDFGGRWQ, encoded by the coding sequence GTGCCGGTCATTACCAATATCGACGATCTGAAACGCATCTACGAACGCCGCGTGCCGCGGATGTTCTATGACTATGCGGAAAGCGGTAGCTGGACCGAGCAAACCTTTCGCGACAACACCAACGACTTTGAAAAAATCCGCCTGCGCCAGCGGGTGGCCGTCGATATGGCCGGGCGCAGCACAGCCAGTCAGATGATCGGGCAGGATGTTGCGATGCCGGTCGCCCTCGCTCCGGTTGGTCTGACGGGCATGCAGCACGCCGATGGCGAGATCAAAGCCGCGCGCGCGGCCGAAGCCTTTGGCGTGCCCTTCACGCTATCCACCATGTCCATCAATTCGATCGAAGACGTCGCCGACGCCACGACCAAGCCCTTCTGGTTTCAGCTATACACCATGAAGGATGATGATTATGTGCGCCGCCTGATCCAGCGGGCCAAGGATGCCCGATGCTCAGCTCTGGTGATTACACTGGATTTGCAGATTCTCGGCCAACGCCACAAGGATCTGAAGAACGGCCTCTCAGCCCCGCCCAAGCTCACCCCCAAAACCATTGCAAATCTGATGACCAAATGGACCTGGGGGCTGCAAATGTTGGGCGCAAAGCGGCGCAATTTCGGCAATATCGTCGGTCATGTGGAGGGTATATCCGACGCTTCATCACTTGGCGCATGGACTGCGGAACAGTTTGATCCCTCGCTCGATTGGAGCAAGATCGCCAAGCTCATCGAACTCTGGGATGGCAAGGTCATCCTGAAGGGTATTCTGGACGTCGAAGATGCCAAGATGGCCGCCAAGCTTGGGGCGGATGCGATCGTGGTGTCGAATCACGGCGGCCGCCAGTTGGACGGTGCACTCAGCTCGATTCAGATGCTGCCTGCGATCATGGATGCTGTTGGCGACCAGATCGAAGTGCATCTAGACAGTGGTATTCGCTCTGGACAGGACGTTCTTAAGGCACTGGCCTTAGGTGCCAAGGGAACCATGATCGGACGCGCCTTTGTCTACGGTCTCGGTGCGATGGGCCAGGAGGGCGTCACCCGCGCGCTGGAGGTGTTACACAAGGAGCTGGACACCACGATGGCGCTCTGCGGTGAGAAATCCGTGGCCAATCTGGGGCGCCACAACCTGCTCATCCCAGAGGATTTTGGCGGGCGCTGGCAGTAA
- a CDS encoding 50S ribosomal protein L25/general stress protein Ctc: MAGQIPDLVCQERTGSGKGAARAARRAGMVPGVVFGGDADPVSIQIPFNELLKKLKAGRFKSTLWNLKVEGQEDVRVICRDVQRDVVKDLPTHFDLMRLRRTSKVNLFVPVEFINEEEAPGIKRGGVLTAVRPEVELVVTAGDIPEKLIVDLAGLNVGDTVTISAIKLPEGAKPTIDRDFVVANISAPSGLKSADNEESEDEAEAAAEE; encoded by the coding sequence ATGGCTGGTCAGATTCCTGATCTTGTTTGCCAAGAACGTACGGGGTCGGGCAAGGGCGCCGCTCGTGCAGCACGTCGTGCTGGCATGGTTCCTGGTGTTGTATTTGGTGGCGACGCGGATCCCGTGTCCATCCAGATCCCCTTCAACGAACTGCTGAAAAAACTGAAGGCTGGTCGCTTCAAGTCCACCCTGTGGAACCTGAAAGTGGAAGGTCAGGAAGACGTGCGCGTCATCTGCCGCGACGTTCAGCGTGACGTTGTTAAGGACTTGCCGACCCACTTCGACCTGATGCGCCTGCGCCGCACCTCGAAGGTGAACCTCTTCGTTCCAGTTGAGTTCATCAACGAAGAAGAAGCTCCGGGCATCAAACGTGGCGGCGTTCTGACCGCTGTGCGTCCCGAGGTAGAGCTGGTCGTTACTGCCGGTGACATCCCCGAGAAGCTGATTGTTGACCTCGCCGGTCTGAACGTTGGCGACACCGTCACCATCTCGGCGATCAAGCTGCCTGAAGGTGCAAAGCCGACCATCGACCGCGACTTCGTAGTGGCCAACATCTCCGCTCCGTCGGGCCTGAAGTCCGCAGACAACGAAGAGTCTGAAGACGAAGCCGAAGCGGCCGCAGAAGAATAA
- the pth gene encoding aminoacyl-tRNA hydrolase, with the protein MKLFVGLGNPGAKYAGNRHNIGFMALDQIASDHGFTPWKSKFQAQISEGVLGRTKVLLLKPQTFMNLSGQSVGEAMRFYKLTPADVTVLHDELDLAPGKARVKQGGGHAGHNGLRSIHSHIGADYGRVRLGIGHPGHKDAVAGYVLRDFAKADEAWLDDLMRGISDGAAQLAAGDGGKFMNAVALRVAPPRSSGSGAEGKGSKAVTSSKKATQPGTKKTPPLASETSAAESTDESPPSAIERLLNKFK; encoded by the coding sequence ATGAAACTATTTGTTGGTCTTGGAAATCCCGGTGCAAAATATGCAGGCAACCGGCACAATATAGGCTTCATGGCACTGGATCAGATCGCCAGCGACCATGGGTTCACCCCGTGGAAATCCAAGTTCCAGGCACAGATCAGCGAAGGCGTTCTTGGCCGCACCAAAGTGCTGCTGCTGAAACCGCAGACATTCATGAATCTGTCCGGCCAATCCGTTGGCGAAGCAATGCGGTTTTACAAACTGACCCCTGCTGATGTGACCGTCCTTCACGACGAGTTAGACTTGGCACCGGGCAAAGCACGGGTCAAACAAGGTGGCGGACATGCCGGTCACAACGGGTTGCGTTCGATCCATTCTCATATCGGCGCCGACTATGGCCGCGTCCGCTTAGGCATTGGCCACCCCGGTCACAAGGACGCTGTCGCAGGCTATGTATTGCGTGACTTTGCCAAGGCTGATGAGGCCTGGCTTGACGACCTGATGCGCGGAATCTCCGATGGTGCCGCCCAGCTGGCCGCAGGTGATGGCGGAAAATTCATGAATGCCGTGGCGCTGCGCGTCGCCCCCCCGCGCAGCTCTGGTTCCGGCGCAGAAGGCAAAGGGAGCAAAGCTGTCACCAGTTCAAAAAAAGCGACACAGCCCGGCACCAAGAAGACGCCTCCCCTTGCCTCAGAGACATCCGCTGCAGAGAGCACTGATGAAAGCCCGCCGTCGGCTATTGAACGGCTTCTAAACAAGTTCAAGTAA
- a CDS encoding serine hydrolase domain-containing protein has product MRRYLKLFSYFLIILLIFAGALAYWQREQLSRLMAVNTLFDEDRIVSNFSNMEDAFLSAPLDRGDGRVSALPPGIEMTLPPGAQDWISRRKVTSLLVLKGGQIRHESYYQGTGPDDLRISWSMAKSYLSALFGVLLREDKIRSLDDLVIEYAPELKGSAYETASIRNVLNMASGVKFNEDYLDYDSDINRMGRTLALGGTLDDFAAGLTETIGGPGEAWQYVSIDTHVLGMVIRGATGRPVPELLSEKILRHLGLERAGYYLTDGEGVAFVLGGINQTTRDYGRFGQMIAQNGRYNGRQVVPQAWIAASTRSSAPTKAGRIGYGFQWWIPKNAVPGEFLARGVYGQYIYINQGRDVVVVVTSADRGFRKPGVADENVKMLRALAKSL; this is encoded by the coding sequence ATGCGTCGATATTTAAAGTTATTTTCTTATTTTCTCATTATCTTACTGATCTTCGCCGGGGCTCTTGCCTACTGGCAGCGCGAGCAACTGAGCCGGTTGATGGCCGTTAACACGCTGTTTGACGAAGATCGCATTGTTTCCAATTTTTCAAATATGGAAGACGCCTTTCTATCCGCGCCACTTGATCGCGGCGATGGCCGGGTGAGCGCGCTGCCTCCCGGGATAGAGATGACCCTGCCTCCCGGCGCGCAAGACTGGATCAGTCGCCGTAAAGTGACCTCCCTGCTGGTGTTAAAAGGCGGTCAGATCCGCCACGAGAGCTACTATCAGGGTACAGGGCCGGATGATTTGCGGATCTCTTGGTCGATGGCAAAAAGCTATCTCTCCGCACTCTTCGGCGTGCTGCTGCGAGAGGACAAGATCCGCTCTCTGGATGATTTGGTCATCGAGTATGCGCCAGAGCTGAAGGGGAGCGCTTATGAAACGGCCAGCATTCGCAATGTGCTGAATATGGCCAGCGGCGTGAAGTTCAACGAGGACTATCTGGACTACGATTCCGATATCAACCGGATGGGCCGTACTCTCGCGCTTGGTGGGACGTTGGATGATTTCGCCGCAGGCCTGACGGAAACAATCGGAGGACCGGGCGAAGCTTGGCAATATGTGTCCATCGACACCCATGTTCTGGGCATGGTTATTCGTGGTGCAACGGGACGCCCGGTCCCCGAGTTGCTGTCCGAGAAAATACTGCGGCATCTAGGGTTGGAACGCGCTGGCTACTACCTAACGGACGGCGAAGGCGTCGCATTCGTTCTTGGCGGCATCAATCAAACCACACGCGACTACGGGCGCTTTGGCCAGATGATCGCCCAGAACGGCCGCTACAACGGCAGACAGGTTGTGCCACAGGCCTGGATCGCTGCCTCGACCCGCTCATCCGCGCCGACCAAGGCAGGCCGGATCGGATATGGGTTTCAATGGTGGATCCCGAAGAACGCAGTTCCGGGTGAATTTCTGGCCAGAGGCGTCTATGGGCAATATATCTACATCAACCAAGGCCGTGACGTGGTTGTTGTGGTCACCAGCGCTGATCGGGGATTTCGCAAACCCGGTGTTGCGGATGAAAACGTCAAAATGCTGCGCGCATTGGCAAAATCACTGTAG
- a CDS encoding DUF2237 family protein, with protein sequence MDQNDSINVFGEALAPCSTTPLTGFFRDGHCNTCAQDQGSHTVCAVMTDEFLAYSKYVGNDLSTPRPEFGFAGLKAGDSWCLCAGRFLQAADEGCAPQVNLAATHKRALEIVPLNVLESHALPGDVA encoded by the coding sequence ATGGATCAGAACGACAGCATAAATGTGTTCGGGGAAGCATTGGCCCCCTGTTCCACTACTCCCCTGACCGGGTTCTTCCGGGACGGCCATTGCAACACCTGCGCGCAGGACCAGGGCAGCCACACGGTCTGCGCAGTGATGACCGACGAATTCCTGGCTTATTCCAAATACGTCGGAAATGATCTGTCCACCCCACGGCCTGAATTCGGCTTTGCAGGGCTAAAAGCAGGCGATAGCTGGTGCCTCTGCGCCGGGCGCTTTTTGCAGGCCGCCGACGAGGGCTGCGCGCCGCAGGTCAATCTCGCGGCGACACACAAACGCGCGCTGGAGATCGTACCGCTCAACGTGCTGGAAAGCCATGCATTGCCGGGAGATGTGGCCTGA
- the trpB gene encoding tryptophan synthase subunit beta, whose amino-acid sequence MAEDLFNSFMNGPDEQGRFGIFGGRFVSETLMPLILSLEEEYDRAKDDPSFWAEMDDLWKNYVGRPSPLYFAERLTEHLGGAKIYLKRDELNHTGAHKINNVLGQILLARRMGKDRIIAETGAGQHGVATATVCAKFGLKCVVYMGAHDVQRQAPNVFRMRLLGAEVIPVTSGRGTLKDAMNDALRDWVTNVHDTFYCIGTVAGPHPYPAMVRDFQSVIGKEVRWQLAEQEGEGRLPDTVIAAIGGGSNAMGLFYPFLDDKSVNIIGVEAGGKGVDEKMQHCASLTGGRPGVLHGNRTYLLQDEDGQILEGFSISAGLDYPGIGPEHAWLNDIGRADYVSITDKEALEAFQLSCAMEGIIPALEPSHALAHVMKIAPDLPKDHIIVMNMCGRGDKDIFTVARHLGFDMSDTEGRDSD is encoded by the coding sequence ATGGCCGAAGATCTATTCAACAGCTTCATGAACGGTCCCGACGAACAGGGACGGTTTGGTATTTTTGGTGGACGGTTCGTCAGCGAGACTTTGATGCCGCTGATCCTCAGCCTGGAAGAGGAATATGATCGCGCCAAGGACGACCCCAGTTTCTGGGCGGAGATGGATGATCTCTGGAAAAACTATGTCGGTCGCCCCAGCCCGCTCTACTTCGCCGAGCGGTTGACCGAGCATCTGGGCGGCGCCAAAATCTATTTGAAACGGGATGAGCTGAACCATACCGGCGCGCATAAGATCAACAATGTGCTTGGGCAGATCCTTCTGGCCCGCCGCATGGGCAAGGATCGGATCATCGCGGAAACCGGCGCGGGCCAGCATGGCGTGGCGACAGCTACTGTCTGTGCCAAATTCGGGCTGAAATGCGTGGTCTATATGGGCGCGCATGATGTGCAGCGCCAGGCCCCTAATGTCTTCCGCATGCGCCTCCTGGGGGCCGAAGTCATTCCGGTGACCTCCGGCCGTGGCACGCTGAAGGATGCCATGAATGATGCTCTGCGCGATTGGGTGACTAATGTGCACGACACTTTCTACTGCATCGGCACAGTGGCCGGGCCGCACCCCTACCCGGCCATGGTGCGGGATTTCCAGTCTGTAATCGGCAAAGAGGTTCGCTGGCAACTGGCGGAGCAGGAGGGCGAGGGGCGTCTGCCGGATACTGTAATCGCAGCGATCGGTGGCGGCTCCAATGCGATGGGGCTGTTCTATCCGTTCCTTGACGACAAATCGGTCAATATCATCGGTGTTGAGGCCGGTGGCAAAGGCGTCGATGAGAAGATGCAGCATTGTGCCTCGCTCACTGGCGGGCGCCCCGGCGTGCTGCACGGCAACCGGACCTATCTGTTGCAGGATGAGGATGGTCAGATTCTGGAAGGATTCTCCATCTCTGCGGGGCTTGATTATCCCGGCATCGGCCCGGAGCATGCCTGGTTGAACGACATCGGCCGCGCCGACTATGTGTCCATCACCGACAAGGAAGCGCTGGAGGCGTTCCAGCTGTCTTGCGCTATGGAAGGTATCATTCCGGCGCTTGAGCCGAGCCACGCGCTGGCCCATGTGATGAAGATCGCGCCTGACCTGCCCAAGGACCATATTATCGTGATGAACATGTGCGGTCGTGGCGACAAGGATATCTTTACCGTCGCGCGTCACCTTGGCTTCGATATGTCGGATACCGAAGGTCGCGACAGCGACTGA
- a CDS encoding phosphoribosylanthranilate isomerase, whose product MMDIRVKICGLKTPQDIVAAAEAGAAYIGFNFFAKSPRSVTPQGAAALAVEAPVGLCKVALVVNPDDAILDEITSAVPLDMIQLHGQETPERVAEVKARYGLPVMKVLGVSTLEDIQRIEGYETVADQILVDAKAPKGAVLPGGNGVTFDWGLLARKKYWRAPWMLAGGLTPENVAEAIRVTGARQVDVASGAESAPGEKDPARIRAFCEAAGAPRR is encoded by the coding sequence ATGATGGACATTCGGGTTAAGATCTGCGGGTTGAAAACGCCGCAGGACATCGTTGCTGCGGCGGAAGCGGGGGCGGCGTATATTGGGTTCAACTTTTTCGCGAAGTCCCCCCGCTCGGTGACCCCGCAGGGAGCGGCCGCGCTCGCCGTCGAGGCACCGGTTGGGCTGTGTAAGGTTGCTTTGGTGGTCAACCCTGATGATGCCATACTCGACGAGATTACCAGCGCGGTTCCATTGGACATGATCCAACTGCACGGGCAGGAAACGCCGGAGCGCGTGGCCGAGGTGAAGGCGCGCTATGGTTTGCCTGTGATGAAGGTGCTCGGGGTGTCCACTCTCGAGGATATTCAAAGGATCGAGGGCTATGAGACCGTTGCCGATCAAATTCTGGTGGACGCCAAGGCGCCGAAGGGCGCTGTCTTGCCGGGCGGAAATGGCGTCACCTTTGATTGGGGGCTTCTGGCACGCAAGAAATACTGGCGCGCCCCTTGGATGCTGGCCGGCGGGCTGACGCCCGAGAATGTCGCAGAGGCGATCCGCGTCACTGGCGCGCGTCAGGTCGATGTGGCGTCTGGTGCTGAGAGTGCGCCCGGGGAGAAGGATCCGGCTCGCATTCGCGCCTTCTGTGAAGCCGCTGGCGCGCCGCGCCGCTGA
- a CDS encoding lipopolysaccharide assembly protein LapA domain-containing protein translates to MRYIRYAYLGVIAIALISVSLANRGLVELKLMPTAFAEFLGYNFRIELPLFVVVLGGIAIGLIIGFIIEWLREHKHRREADLKAREAKKLSREVNRLKKQKHEGKDEVLAILDEAS, encoded by the coding sequence ATGCGCTATATTCGCTATGCCTACCTTGGGGTGATTGCCATCGCCCTCATCTCTGTTTCTCTGGCAAATCGGGGTCTGGTTGAGCTCAAGCTGATGCCGACAGCCTTTGCCGAGTTCTTGGGCTATAATTTCCGCATTGAACTGCCCCTGTTTGTGGTTGTTTTGGGTGGCATCGCTATTGGCCTGATCATCGGTTTCATCATTGAATGGCTGCGTGAACACAAACACCGTCGTGAGGCAGATCTGAAGGCCCGTGAGGCGAAGAAGCTCTCGCGCGAGGTCAATCGCCTCAAAAAGCAGAAGCACGAGGGCAAGGACGAGGTCCTCGCCATACTCGACGAAGCAAGCTGA
- the ihfB gene encoding integration host factor subunit beta has translation MIRSELIQKIADENPHLYQRDVERIVNTVFEEVTDAMARGDRVELRGFGAFSVKQRDARVGRNPRTGETVHVEEKHVPFFKTGKLLRDRLNGKA, from the coding sequence ATGATCCGCTCGGAATTGATTCAGAAGATTGCAGACGAAAACCCGCACCTGTATCAGCGTGATGTGGAGCGGATCGTGAATACGGTGTTCGAAGAGGTGACCGACGCAATGGCGCGCGGCGACCGTGTGGAGCTGCGGGGCTTTGGCGCCTTCTCAGTGAAACAGCGGGATGCGCGGGTTGGTCGCAATCCCCGCACGGGTGAAACGGTCCATGTTGAGGAAAAACACGTGCCGTTCTTCAAGACAGGTAAACTCTTGAGGGACCGCCTGAACGGAAAAGCCTGA